The following are from one region of the Syntrophales bacterium genome:
- a CDS encoding transposase: MPRISRAIAVGYPHHITQRGNYRQTVFAAAEDYARYLELLNQYARKHSLDIWAYCLMPNHVHIVGVPGADDSLASVFRTVHML, encoded by the coding sequence ATGCCGAGAATATCACGTGCTATAGCAGTAGGTTACCCCCACCATATCACCCAGCGGGGCAATTACCGGCAGACCGTGTTCGCCGCGGCGGAGGATTATGCCCGCTATCTGGAATTGCTCAATCAATACGCCCGGAAACATAGTCTCGACATCTGGGCCTATTGCCTCATGCCGAACCATGTCCATATTGTCGGCGTTCCCGGCGCCGATGACTCCCTGGCGAGCGTCTTCAGAACCGTCCATATGCTATAA
- a CDS encoding type II toxin-antitoxin system VapC family toxin produces the protein MKRAVVDASVILKWYLVDEACGAQAISLLQQCVAGELEILAPSLLQYELMNGLVIAGRRARLDQSAISSSFRSFMSLGIRFYDVYSLADKVLHYCRLYGRSVYDSSYLALAEQEGVDLSTADERLFNAVQKDLPWVHLI, from the coding sequence ATGAAACGGGCGGTGGTCGATGCGAGCGTGATTCTCAAGTGGTACCTCGTCGATGAGGCGTGCGGCGCACAGGCGATCTCGCTGCTGCAACAGTGCGTTGCCGGGGAATTGGAAATACTGGCGCCGTCCCTGCTTCAGTACGAACTGATGAATGGGTTGGTGATCGCCGGACGGCGCGCCCGACTCGATCAGAGCGCCATTTCATCATCCTTCCGCAGCTTCATGAGCCTGGGCATCCGATTTTATGATGTTTATTCTCTTGCCGATAAAGTTCTTCATTATTGCCGGCTCTATGGACGTTCTGTCTATGACTCCAGCTACTTGGCCTTGGCTGAACAGGAAGGCGTCGATCTCAGCACGGCGGATGAACGGTTGTTTAACGCTGTGCAAAAAGATTTGCCGTGGGTCCATTTAATTTAA